One segment of Saprospiraceae bacterium DNA contains the following:
- a CDS encoding LysM peptidoglycan-binding domain-containing protein, protein MKNLLLTVIALCSLVSSATAQVAPAYVLFGTNCMKQLEYRYTRTGAPLYAYSVQTNPDEQFIFWSGGSGLPTGELPVGTFDCSNLRLNDEVVKIINDQPNTRQLYVILQQPSSGYVMMPIYSATQIKRYGQWYLVVGQKYTFAIDTTKLSYQDNLQSDASQTVIRFAGSQLANCRYQWRFNGEPARGFTERTNFDFIYGIGIVNSRIGATAADLEQNEIRLNSVNGVGIDQYLASICPYSDVINSNTTPSWTTTPGYNTGKEPDKENANVGGNNQITGPTANTGGTAANAYNPYNCPTPPGKGYHIVQRGESLKAISRTYNVDLKSLINWNGIKNPDHIEVCQQIWVQKPPASAKPPATSTTSKGNTAPASTGPTVQNQSIYWGGNYQGTQQTFNQQQPPNTTAPTSGTRIHVVQKGETLYGISKRYVCPEECVRRANNFALEGSVALQAGQQIVIPDCTCQLPSSSSTTPRTPATYGPPPTVSNVLTPANTPPQGNQPDISPSYGGFSNPAATPAAATNLPSGGVTDASPTAPGTPGELPPTQEYIVRQGETMNSIAIKFKMNVAELAALNSVQQDEKLTPGRRIVVRKY, encoded by the coding sequence CGGGAGCGCCACTCTACGCCTATTCGGTACAGACGAACCCCGACGAACAATTCATTTTTTGGTCGGGTGGCAGCGGCTTGCCAACAGGCGAACTGCCCGTCGGCACTTTTGATTGCAGCAACCTACGCCTGAACGACGAGGTAGTGAAAATCATCAACGACCAGCCCAACACTCGCCAGCTGTATGTCATCCTCCAACAACCCAGCAGCGGCTATGTGATGATGCCGATTTATTCGGCCACCCAGATAAAACGCTACGGACAATGGTACCTCGTGGTAGGACAGAAATACACTTTCGCCATTGACACGACCAAACTCAGCTATCAAGACAACCTTCAAAGCGATGCCTCGCAGACCGTCATCCGTTTCGCGGGGTCTCAATTGGCCAATTGCCGCTATCAATGGCGCTTCAACGGCGAACCAGCACGCGGGTTTACGGAAAGAACCAATTTTGATTTCATCTACGGCATTGGCATCGTGAATAGCCGCATCGGTGCCACCGCCGCTGATTTGGAACAAAACGAAATACGGCTCAACAGTGTCAACGGAGTGGGAATTGACCAATATCTTGCCTCGATATGCCCCTACTCGGATGTCATCAACAGCAACACCACCCCCTCTTGGACAACAACGCCCGGCTACAACACCGGCAAGGAACCCGACAAGGAAAACGCGAATGTGGGCGGAAACAACCAGATAACTGGCCCAACCGCTAACACTGGCGGCACCGCAGCAAACGCTTACAATCCATATAACTGCCCCACCCCACCCGGCAAAGGCTACCACATCGTACAGCGCGGCGAGTCGCTTAAAGCTATTTCTCGCACCTACAACGTTGATTTGAAGTCGCTTATCAACTGGAACGGCATCAAAAACCCCGACCACATCGAGGTATGCCAACAAATATGGGTGCAAAAACCACCTGCCAGCGCCAAGCCACCCGCCACTTCCACCACCTCCAAAGGGAACACGGCTCCGGCATCAACAGGGCCTACCGTGCAAAACCAGTCTATCTATTGGGGTGGCAACTATCAGGGCACACAACAGACCTTTAATCAGCAGCAGCCCCCCAACACGACAGCCCCCACCTCGGGCACACGCATCCACGTCGTGCAAAAAGGCGAAACCCTCTATGGCATATCCAAGCGATACGTCTGCCCCGAGGAATGTGTGCGACGCGCCAACAATTTCGCCTTAGAAGGCAGTGTGGCACTACAAGCCGGTCAGCAAATCGTGATACCTGATTGCACTTGCCAATTGCCCTCCAGCTCTTCCACTACGCCAAGAACCCCAGCCACTTATGGCCCCCCACCGACCGTTTCAAACGTCTTGACCCCCGCCAACACCCCACCACAGGGCAATCAGCCGGACATATCGCCTAGCTATGGCGGTTTCTCGAACCCCGCAGCCACACCAGCTGCGGCTACCAATTTGCCGAGCGGAGGCGTCACCGATGCCAGCCCGACTGCTCCCGGCACACCGGGCGAGCTGCCGCCGACACAGGAGTACATCGTGCGCCAAGGCGAAACGATGAATTCCATCGCCATCAAGTTCAAGATGAACGTGGCCGAGCTCGCAGCTTTGAACAGCGTGCAACAGGATGAAAAACTGACGCCGGGCAGGAGAATCGTTGTTCGGAAGTATTGA
- a CDS encoding TonB-dependent receptor: protein MPDSLALQTVVIQATRADAKSPVPHTNLSAEKIAQSYHAQDVPMLLTGVPSLVETSDAGTGIGYTGLRIRGSDPTRVNVTINGVPLNDAESQGVFWVDLPDLAASAAEIQVQRGVGTSTNGAGAFGATVNLDLSKVEPGPFAVLTGTLGAFGTLKTSAQFGTGLLPGNVAFGGRVSKIDSEGFIDRASADLNSLHLTGAYIDERQSLQVHFLSGHTLTYQAWNGVPAQYVHDEHLRTYNTAGTERPGAPYEDEVDDYTQRHLLLHFKRMFPLGLSLQLNGHYTRGFGFYEQYKANQTFARYGMPDFVTGDVTLTSTDLVRRRWLDNDFYGVTYALRWQPPINMAWMSGAPAITLGGAASRYEGAHFGEVIWAGIATAPKDFRYYDNNADKRDANVFLKMETELARGGSTFLDMQVRGVRYAFLGFDNDLNNVTQTANLTFFNPKIGATYSFSKKWTAYGFFGIGNREPNRDDYTQSTPNSRPRPERLYDLEWGLKTGGKTWNATANFFWMQYRDQLVLDGRLNDVGAYIRTNVPDSYRAGVELEASGNIGSRLTLTGNAAFSQNKVKEFTEYRDNWDTGEQEVFKYSNTDLAFSPSVTARGEAFVVILKGSKNLLSASLSGKYVGQQFLDNTSNENTVLPGFFFSDLRLNWDLQKVVGEKLSLIVSANNLFDKKYSPNGWAYRFVSEGYDPRADDPYSRLEGNGIYNLTGFFPQAGRHWMLTVRVRW from the coding sequence ATGCCCGACTCGCTTGCGCTGCAAACGGTCGTGATACAGGCTACTCGCGCTGATGCAAAAAGCCCGGTGCCGCACACCAATCTTTCGGCGGAAAAAATCGCGCAGTCGTATCATGCGCAGGACGTGCCGATGCTGTTGACGGGTGTGCCATCGCTGGTGGAAACATCGGATGCGGGCACTGGCATTGGCTACACGGGGCTTCGGATTCGCGGGAGCGACCCGACGCGGGTGAACGTGACCATCAATGGGGTGCCGCTCAATGACGCGGAAAGCCAGGGGGTTTTTTGGGTGGATTTGCCGGATTTGGCAGCCTCCGCAGCAGAAATTCAGGTGCAGCGAGGGGTCGGCACCAGCACCAATGGCGCGGGCGCGTTTGGTGCGACGGTGAATCTCGATTTGTCGAAAGTAGAGCCGGGGCCGTTTGCGGTGCTGACGGGCACATTGGGTGCTTTCGGCACGCTCAAAACTTCGGCGCAGTTCGGCACGGGCTTATTGCCGGGAAATGTGGCGTTTGGCGGTCGCGTGTCCAAGATAGATTCGGAGGGCTTCATAGACCGGGCAAGTGCCGACCTGAACTCGTTGCACTTGACGGGGGCATACATAGATGAGCGCCAATCGCTTCAGGTGCATTTTTTGTCGGGCCATACGCTTACCTATCAGGCTTGGAATGGGGTGCCCGCCCAGTATGTGCACGACGAGCACCTTAGAACATACAATACCGCCGGCACGGAACGCCCCGGCGCACCCTACGAGGATGAAGTGGACGACTACACGCAACGACACTTGCTGCTGCATTTCAAACGGATGTTTCCTTTGGGGCTGAGCCTCCAACTCAACGGCCACTACACGCGTGGCTTCGGGTTTTATGAGCAATACAAGGCCAATCAAACATTTGCCCGATATGGAATGCCCGATTTTGTGACTGGTGATGTGACGCTTACCTCGACGGATTTGGTGCGCAGACGTTGGCTCGACAACGACTTTTACGGTGTCACTTATGCTTTGCGGTGGCAGCCGCCTATCAACATGGCTTGGATGTCGGGCGCTCCAGCGATTACTTTGGGCGGGGCGGCAAGCCGGTATGAGGGGGCGCATTTTGGCGAGGTGATTTGGGCGGGTATAGCTACCGCGCCCAAGGATTTTCGCTACTACGACAACAATGCCGACAAGCGCGATGCCAATGTTTTTCTGAAAATGGAAACGGAGCTGGCAAGGGGGGGGTCCACTTTTTTGGATATGCAGGTGCGCGGGGTTCGGTACGCATTTTTGGGTTTCGACAATGACTTGAACAATGTGACGCAAACGGCCAACCTGACTTTTTTTAACCCAAAAATCGGTGCAACGTATTCATTTTCAAAAAAATGGACGGCCTACGGATTTTTCGGCATTGGCAACCGCGAGCCGAACCGCGACGACTACACCCAGTCCACCCCGAACAGTCGCCCGCGCCCGGAACGGCTTTACGACCTCGAATGGGGATTGAAAACTGGCGGCAAAACTTGGAACGCCACAGCCAATTTTTTCTGGATGCAATATCGCGACCAATTGGTGCTCGACGGGCGGCTGAACGACGTGGGCGCTTACATCCGCACGAACGTGCCCGACAGTTACCGCGCCGGGGTGGAGTTGGAAGCCTCCGGCAATATTGGTTCTCGGCTTACGCTGACGGGCAACGCGGCTTTTAGTCAGAACAAAGTCAAGGAGTTCACCGAATACCGCGACAACTGGGACACAGGCGAACAAGAAGTTTTCAAGTACAGCAACACGGATTTGGCTTTTTCGCCGAGCGTAACAGCGCGGGGTGAAGCCTTTGTTGTCATCCTGAAAGGATCTAAAAATTTGCTTTCGGCATCGCTTTCAGGCAAATACGTCGGCCAACAGTTTTTGGACAACACTTCGAACGAGAACACAGTGCTGCCCGGTTTTTTCTTTTCCGACCTTCGGCTGAACTGGGATTTGCAGAAAGTCGTGGGAGAAAAACTGAGCCTAATTGTTTCGGCGAACAATCTTTTTGACAAAAAATACTCTCCCAACGGTTGGGCTTACCGCTTTGTTTCTGAGGGCTACGACCCCCGCGCCGACGACCCTTACAGCCGTCTGGAAGGCAATGGAATCTATAACCTGACTGGATTTTTCCCGCAAGCGGGGCGACATTGGATGCTGACGGTGCGGGTGCGATGGTAG